A region of Hydrogenobacter sp. DNA encodes the following proteins:
- a CDS encoding ATP-dependent helicase — translation MLNPSQEKAVKHFGRPLLIIAGAGSGKTKTLAHKLEYLVCEKGLRQDRVLVLTFTNKSAREIKERIIKVTGNNAEWTGTFHSIALRMLKQDRRTIGIIDEEDRKKLLKNILKDLSLGKEILELADAYILSRRENLEETKDGILEEVYIRYDQMLKEQNLLDFSGILSEAYELLKRQGDRWRDFFEFVMVDEFQDTNRIQYEILKLLVKKNICVVGDPNQCIYEWRHARPDNILRFKSDFDPDIIKLEYNYRSKRHIIAIANAVLLASKAIWKDMIPTLKATKDGEEKPTVRRFQTQIEEAVWIAQEIKRLLERYKPSDIAILVRVSYLTETFERAFFNARIPYRTVGAVRFFERAEVKDALAFLKVLTNPADELSFKRCLENALIGLGNKAYTFIKSFYEDNWLSASVKAVKHLSGRGREKLEKFLLEFLNLKGNISEYDITLREFLKKVGYIDYMRIKYRKDYEERRENLEELFRFLEEKRKDGMSLLEVLEEISLMSQEEEGSDAVSIMTIHASKGLEFSVVFLPRLEEGILPHERSIKDLQELEEERRLFYVAITRAKDLLYMTYTKEKGAKPSRFLSDIPKEHLDLSAYRVKKNTYADDLVPNHTIRVGDIVIHRVFGKGKVLAVEDGKAKVDFGDKVKNIHTAFLESIS, via the coding sequence ATGCTCAATCCCTCTCAGGAAAAGGCGGTGAAACACTTCGGCAGACCTCTTTTGATAATAGCAGGCGCAGGTTCGGGAAAAACAAAGACACTGGCGCACAAATTGGAATACTTAGTGTGCGAAAAGGGATTGAGGCAGGACAGAGTGCTTGTGCTTACTTTTACCAATAAATCAGCTCGTGAGATAAAAGAACGGATAATTAAAGTTACAGGCAATAATGCAGAATGGACTGGCACCTTTCACTCCATAGCCTTGAGGATGCTCAAACAAGATAGACGTACCATCGGTATAATTGACGAAGAAGATAGAAAGAAGCTACTCAAAAATATCCTCAAAGATCTTTCCTTAGGAAAAGAAATTCTTGAACTTGCGGATGCATACATACTCTCAAGACGTGAAAATCTTGAAGAGACAAAAGATGGTATCTTAGAAGAGGTGTATATAAGGTACGATCAGATGCTAAAAGAACAGAATCTCCTTGACTTTTCCGGCATTTTGAGTGAAGCTTACGAACTTCTAAAAAGACAAGGTGATAGGTGGAGGGACTTTTTTGAGTTTGTTATGGTGGATGAATTTCAGGATACAAACAGAATACAGTACGAGATACTGAAGTTGTTAGTTAAGAAAAATATATGTGTGGTAGGAGATCCAAATCAATGCATATACGAGTGGAGACACGCAAGACCTGACAACATACTGAGATTTAAATCTGACTTTGATCCGGATATTATAAAGCTTGAGTACAACTACCGATCCAAGAGACACATAATAGCTATTGCCAACGCTGTGCTTCTGGCTTCAAAAGCGATATGGAAGGATATGATCCCCACACTTAAAGCTACAAAAGACGGTGAGGAAAAGCCTACCGTAAGGAGATTCCAAACTCAGATTGAGGAAGCAGTATGGATAGCACAGGAAATAAAAAGGTTACTTGAAAGGTATAAACCCTCCGACATAGCTATACTTGTGAGGGTAAGTTATCTCACAGAAACTTTTGAGAGAGCGTTCTTCAACGCAAGGATACCTTATAGGACAGTAGGAGCCGTTAGATTCTTTGAGAGGGCAGAAGTGAAGGATGCACTCGCGTTTCTGAAGGTGCTTACAAATCCTGCCGATGAGCTTTCTTTCAAGAGATGCTTAGAAAACGCACTGATAGGATTGGGAAATAAAGCCTATACTTTCATAAAGAGCTTTTATGAGGATAATTGGCTTTCCGCTTCAGTCAAAGCTGTGAAACATCTGAGCGGGAGGGGACGTGAAAAACTGGAAAAGTTTCTTTTGGAGTTTTTGAATCTGAAGGGGAACATTAGCGAGTACGACATAACCCTCAGAGAATTTTTGAAAAAGGTAGGCTATATAGACTATATGCGGATAAAGTATAGGAAAGATTACGAAGAGAGGAGAGAGAATCTTGAGGAGCTTTTCAGATTTCTTGAAGAGAAAAGGAAGGACGGCATGTCCCTTTTAGAAGTTCTGGAGGAAATAAGCTTGATGAGTCAAGAAGAGGAAGGTTCTGACGCTGTAAGCATAATGACTATTCATGCGAGCAAAGGTCTTGAGTTTTCCGTTGTGTTTTTACCAAGACTTGAGGAAGGAATACTTCCTCACGAAAGGAGCATAAAGGATCTTCAGGAGCTTGAGGAAGAAAGAAGGCTGTTTTATGTGGCCATTACAAGAGCCAAAGATCTGCTTTATATGACATACACCAAAGAGAAGGGTGCAAAACCAAGTAGATTCCTCTCGGACATACCAAAGGAACATTTAGATCTGTCCGCATACAGAGTAAAGAAAAACACCTATGCGGATGATCTTGTACCAAACCATACCATAAGGGTCGGAGATATTGTGATACACAGGGTATTCGGGAAAGGTAAGGTGTTGGCTGTAGAGGATGGCAAAGCGAAGGTAGATTTTGGCGATAAGGTCAAAAATATTCACACAGCTTTTCTGGAGAGCATCTCATGA
- a CDS encoding ferredoxin — MNFKHLFICVNQRPPGHPMGSCAEKGSRDIYQKFMEKLQMDPELFMSVVVTPTGCLGPCGLGPTMVVYPEGVWYGNVKPEDVEEIVNNHLKNDRPVERLVVSKGKPPGMF; from the coding sequence ATGAACTTTAAACACCTTTTCATATGCGTAAATCAGAGACCACCAGGTCATCCCATGGGATCCTGTGCGGAAAAGGGAAGCAGAGATATCTATCAAAAGTTTATGGAAAAGCTTCAGATGGATCCTGAACTTTTTATGAGTGTGGTTGTAACACCTACAGGCTGTTTAGGTCCTTGTGGTCTTGGACCTACAATGGTTGTGTATCCAGAAGGTGTATGGTACGGAAACGTAAAACCAGAGGATGTGGAGGAGATAGTAAACAACCATTTAAAGAATGACAGGCCAGTAGAGAGGCTCGTAGTTTCTAAAGGTAAACCGCCAGGTATGTTTTAA
- the hfq gene encoding RNA chaperone Hfq: protein MSYKLQESFLNTARKRRVKVTIYLVNGVRLQGRIRSFDLYTILMEDGRQQTLVYKHAITTIIPAEKLEIEFEEEGIPGAV, encoded by the coding sequence ATGTCCTATAAGTTGCAGGAGAGCTTTTTAAACACGGCAAGGAAGAGAAGGGTTAAAGTGACCATATATCTTGTAAATGGTGTCAGACTTCAGGGAAGAATAAGATCCTTTGATCTTTATACTATACTAATGGAAGATGGAAGGCAGCAAACGCTAGTTTACAAACACGCCATAACTACAATTATACCGGCTGAAAAGCTTGAAATTGAGTTTGAAGAAGAGGGGATACCGGGGGCTGTTTAA
- a CDS encoding ADP-ribosylglycohydrolase family protein — MKQIRDKFIGTIIGSALGDAIGKCVEDITKEEVYDFYGDRVEGFVEPHPLSPSSGFAPHEISDETKISLILLESIVDKKAIDPYDFYRRLLLWREDEKSHRYPDPALLTSLDLLSSGISLETAGLVSSSVEGILRCTVVGLFHFYNPLIASEGARLVSTLTHRSPEIYDASALLAVLISHLVKDTYNLRYFEQRVTLLEELKSFTKYEKHKVYIDKVAKLLIEGADLDRAINILGNSTYVFESFPLSIFIFLSNLEQPMKAFWDGVNSYGDFGGDTDAIGYLVGAYLGAYWGSNIFPPHLVENLENSGYYISLANKLYDIVENYIERRLQDVL, encoded by the coding sequence ATGAAGCAAATAAGAGATAAGTTCATAGGAACTATAATAGGATCGGCTTTAGGTGACGCTATAGGTAAGTGTGTGGAAGATATAACTAAAGAGGAAGTTTATGACTTTTACGGTGATAGAGTAGAAGGTTTTGTAGAACCGCATCCACTCAGTCCATCATCAGGTTTTGCACCTCATGAGATCTCCGATGAAACGAAGATCTCTTTAATACTTCTTGAAAGCATAGTGGACAAAAAGGCTATAGACCCTTACGATTTTTATCGTAGATTACTTTTGTGGAGGGAGGATGAGAAGAGTCACAGGTACCCGGATCCTGCGTTGCTTACCTCTCTTGATCTTCTGTCTTCTGGAATATCCCTTGAGACGGCGGGTTTAGTTTCCTCCTCCGTTGAGGGTATTCTCAGATGTACAGTGGTGGGGCTTTTTCACTTTTATAATCCTCTTATAGCTTCGGAAGGCGCAAGACTTGTCTCAACTCTGACTCATAGAAGTCCGGAAATATACGATGCTTCCGCACTGCTTGCGGTGCTGATATCTCATTTAGTAAAAGATACTTACAATCTCAGGTATTTTGAGCAAAGGGTCACGCTTTTGGAAGAACTCAAGTCCTTTACAAAGTATGAAAAGCACAAAGTTTATATTGACAAGGTTGCCAAGCTTCTCATAGAGGGTGCAGATTTAGATAGGGCTATAAACATTCTCGGTAATTCCACTTACGTATTTGAATCTTTTCCTCTTTCCATATTCATATTCCTTTCCAACTTGGAACAGCCTATGAAAGCCTTTTGGGATGGTGTAAACTCTTACGGAGATTTTGGTGGAGATACGGATGCGATAGGATATCTTGTTGGTGCTTATTTGGGTGCTTACTGGGGTAGCAATATTTTTCCCCCACACCTTGTTGAAAACTTGGAGAACTCAGGTTATTATATTTCTTTAGCCAATAAGCTTTACGATATAGTGGAAAATTATATAGAAAGGAGGTTGCAAGATGTCCTATAA
- the topA gene encoding type I DNA topoisomerase yields the protein MKLFIVESPTKAKTIAKYLGNDWVVKATLGHIKDLPENELGIDLETLEPRYVWLKGKRKILDSIKRLAKRAKKIYIGTDPDREGEAIAYFIKEELSEINRYLYRAIFYEVTKYAILKAVETSGDINLNLVHAQFARRILDRLIGYRLSPFLWRDLGGRGLSVGRVQSPALRLIVERERQIQSFKRRKYYYLKVEFEKDGVSFFAVLNQRFEKASNAEPYLKKLKDVVFVVKQIAKNTQKEAPPKPFNTVSLQAEGSRRLGLSVDNVQKIAQRLYEDGHITYPRTDSYRINKQKAEEFMSFIEKAYGKEYVGKLRSYRDKPLAQGAHECIRPTNLNKKPRGELDLKLWHLITSRTLASLSSDALREKTIVKLYPLTREDLEFVAEGLKTLFDGWTKLYTIEVKEKPLPYLEEGELLKPKRAYIEEMQTEPPPRYTEGTLVKTLERLGIGRPSTYATIVKTLKSRGYVTVDKGHLKPTEIAFRVVDYLMERFPKLMDYTFTKDMEDHLDYVEEGKEDWKLVVIESYRKVLNEANKR from the coding sequence ATGAAGCTATTTATCGTTGAGTCTCCTACAAAAGCTAAAACCATCGCTAAGTACCTGGGTAATGATTGGGTTGTGAAGGCAACGTTAGGACATATAAAGGATTTACCGGAAAATGAGTTGGGAATTGATCTTGAAACACTTGAGCCAAGATACGTGTGGCTAAAGGGTAAAAGGAAGATTCTTGACAGTATAAAAAGGCTCGCAAAGAGAGCTAAGAAAATTTACATAGGTACTGATCCGGACAGGGAAGGTGAAGCTATAGCCTACTTTATAAAGGAGGAGCTTTCTGAAATCAACAGATACCTCTATAGAGCCATTTTTTACGAGGTTACAAAGTATGCCATTTTAAAAGCAGTGGAAACATCAGGAGACATAAACCTCAATCTGGTACACGCACAGTTTGCAAGAAGGATACTTGACAGACTCATAGGATATAGACTATCACCTTTCCTTTGGAGAGATTTGGGGGGGAGAGGTTTATCGGTAGGAAGGGTACAGTCTCCAGCTCTCAGGCTTATAGTGGAAAGAGAGAGGCAGATTCAGAGCTTCAAAAGAAGGAAGTACTACTACCTGAAGGTAGAGTTTGAAAAGGATGGTGTGAGCTTTTTTGCAGTTTTAAATCAGAGGTTTGAAAAAGCGTCAAATGCAGAGCCTTACTTAAAGAAATTGAAGGATGTTGTGTTTGTAGTAAAACAGATAGCTAAGAATACACAAAAGGAAGCTCCACCTAAGCCTTTTAATACAGTGAGCCTTCAGGCTGAAGGAAGCAGGAGACTCGGATTGAGCGTAGATAATGTCCAGAAGATAGCTCAAAGGCTATACGAAGATGGACACATAACTTATCCGAGAACGGATAGTTACAGAATAAATAAACAGAAAGCCGAAGAATTCATGTCTTTTATAGAAAAAGCCTATGGAAAAGAGTATGTGGGAAAGTTAAGATCATACAGGGATAAACCTCTGGCTCAGGGAGCGCACGAATGTATAAGACCTACAAATCTGAATAAAAAACCAAGAGGTGAACTGGATCTGAAACTTTGGCATCTTATAACCTCAAGGACTCTTGCAAGTCTGTCCTCAGATGCTTTGAGGGAAAAAACTATCGTAAAGCTGTATCCCTTGACAAGAGAAGATCTTGAGTTTGTTGCCGAAGGATTAAAAACCTTGTTTGACGGATGGACTAAACTCTACACTATTGAAGTAAAAGAAAAGCCTCTCCCTTATCTTGAAGAGGGGGAGCTTTTAAAACCCAAAAGGGCATACATTGAGGAAATGCAGACAGAGCCTCCTCCCAGATATACAGAAGGTACCCTCGTAAAGACCTTAGAACGCCTCGGTATAGGGAGACCTTCCACTTATGCAACCATCGTAAAAACTCTAAAAAGCAGAGGTTACGTAACTGTAGATAAGGGACACCTCAAACCTACAGAAATCGCCTTTCGGGTTGTTGATTATCTAATGGAGCGTTTTCCAAAACTTATGGATTACACCTTCACAAAGGATATGGAGGATCATCTGGATTATGTTGAAGAGGGCAAAGAGGATTGGAAGCTTGTGGTGATTGAATCTTACAGGAAGGTGTTGAATGAAGCAAATAAGAGATAA
- the fabG gene encoding 3-oxoacyl-[acyl-carrier-protein] reductase, producing MFCIDLSGRRALVTGSTRGIGRAIAEYLAQAGSSVIITGREKTKADEVAKELSEKHSVKALGLGLRLDDPDSIKKGYEEIEKLIGGVDILVNNAGITKDKLFLRMSLEDWEEVLKVNLTGTFLITSLAVKGMIKNRWGRIINVSSVVGFMGNVGQVNYSATKAGLIGFTKSLAKELASRNITVNAVAPGFIETDMTSALSDDIKQSYLKNIPLGRFGLPEHVAGAVLFLCSSLADYVTGEVIHVNGGMY from the coding sequence ATGTTTTGTATAGATCTCTCGGGGAGAAGAGCACTCGTTACAGGCTCCACGAGAGGCATAGGTAGAGCTATAGCCGAATATCTGGCTCAAGCTGGATCAAGCGTTATAATTACCGGGAGGGAAAAAACAAAGGCTGATGAAGTGGCAAAGGAACTGAGTGAAAAGCATTCGGTAAAAGCTTTGGGACTTGGTTTGAGGCTTGACGACCCCGATTCAATAAAAAAGGGTTACGAGGAGATAGAAAAACTCATAGGAGGCGTAGATATACTCGTAAACAATGCAGGTATAACTAAGGATAAGCTTTTTTTGAGAATGTCCTTAGAAGATTGGGAGGAAGTGCTTAAAGTTAATTTGACTGGTACGTTTTTGATAACCTCCTTAGCTGTGAAAGGTATGATAAAAAATAGATGGGGTAGGATAATAAATGTATCTTCAGTGGTTGGCTTTATGGGAAATGTGGGACAGGTCAACTACTCTGCAACAAAGGCAGGTCTTATAGGTTTTACCAAAAGTCTTGCCAAAGAGCTTGCAAGCAGGAACATAACGGTCAATGCTGTTGCACCTGGCTTTATAGAGACGGATATGACATCAGCCCTTTCTGATGATATAAAGCAGAGCTATCTTAAGAATATCCCTTTGGGAAGGTTTGGTCTCCCAGAGCATGTGGCTGGTGCGGTACTTTTTTTATGCTCTTCGCTTGCGGATTACGTTACCGGAGAAGTCATACACGTAAATGGTGGTATGTATTGA
- a CDS encoding site-2 protease family protein, with protein sequence MDLREAIITVPAIMMAVILHEYAHGWMAYKMGDPTAKETGRLTINPIPHIDPFGTIILPAMFIILGSPILFGWAKPVPINPLRFRDLKVGTFFVSIAGVGMNLFLALISGILYRFIDAGYLDFLGNVVTLPLAIFCAKSVLINVVLAVFNAIPIPPLDGSRAVMSFFSLKYWEIFYRFEMYGFLIITILLFTGVLGRIMYPPIIFLYNLFLGV encoded by the coding sequence ATGGATCTCAGAGAAGCTATCATCACAGTGCCAGCTATTATGATGGCTGTTATACTTCATGAGTATGCGCACGGCTGGATGGCTTATAAGATGGGAGACCCAACAGCAAAAGAGACAGGAAGGCTCACCATAAACCCCATACCTCACATAGATCCCTTCGGCACCATAATTCTCCCCGCTATGTTCATAATACTCGGATCACCCATACTCTTTGGTTGGGCAAAGCCCGTTCCAATAAATCCCCTCAGGTTTAGGGATCTTAAGGTTGGTACTTTTTTTGTCTCTATAGCAGGTGTGGGAATGAATCTCTTTCTGGCTTTAATCTCCGGCATCTTATACAGATTCATAGATGCCGGTTACTTGGACTTTCTTGGAAACGTGGTGACTCTGCCTTTAGCTATATTCTGCGCCAAATCGGTGCTTATAAATGTTGTCTTGGCTGTATTTAATGCCATACCTATACCGCCACTTGACGGATCAAGAGCTGTCATGAGTTTTTTCTCTCTCAAATATTGGGAAATCTTTTACAGATTTGAGATGTACGGCTTTTTAATTATAACGATATTACTCTTTACAGGAGTACTGGGCAGGATCATGTACCCTCCTATCATCTTTTTGTATAACTTATTTTTAGGCGTATGA
- a CDS encoding NERD domain-containing protein codes for MEWKFKLLAVFVVLFFPFPVLLSLKGSFPYWVGMALSLPLLFVFLNYARRAENYKAGRKVEEYVEGILKTCVPFKALLKSDVKIKYGNIDFLVMHEEKVLILEVKAGKLKGERLKRTYEQVQRQIEEIRKRFPQKEVSAFVINTGEKSFYYKDLKIVCIKEMCYEILGILHTTQGTL; via the coding sequence ATGGAGTGGAAATTTAAGCTGTTGGCTGTTTTTGTCGTGCTATTTTTCCCTTTTCCCGTACTCCTTTCCCTTAAGGGTTCCTTTCCATATTGGGTGGGTATGGCGCTTAGCCTACCTTTGCTGTTTGTCTTTCTAAACTATGCAAGAAGGGCAGAAAATTACAAAGCTGGTAGGAAGGTAGAAGAGTATGTTGAAGGGATTTTAAAAACTTGTGTGCCATTTAAAGCCTTACTAAAGAGCGATGTGAAAATAAAATACGGAAACATTGATTTTTTGGTAATGCATGAGGAGAAAGTTCTTATACTTGAAGTAAAGGCAGGAAAATTAAAAGGTGAAAGGTTAAAAAGAACTTACGAACAGGTTCAAAGGCAAATAGAAGAGATAAGAAAACGGTTTCCACAGAAAGAAGTTAGCGCTTTTGTCATAAACACAGGAGAGAAGAGTTTTTATTATAAAGATTTGAAGATAGTATGCATTAAGGAGATGTGTTATGAGATCTTGGGTATATTACATACAACTCAGGGCACACTATAA
- a CDS encoding bifunctional nuclease family protein, which produces MIEMVVHGVTLDPVSQMPIVVLRAKDNEEILLPIWIGIFEADSIVRELQKVEPPRPMTYELLKSIIQQMGGVVEKIVITDLRDSTYYAEIHIAYGTNTLIVDSRPSDAINLALRFEAPIYVEQEVLEKSKVPKPEEDEEKERLKEWLENIKPEDFEKGLS; this is translated from the coding sequence ATGATAGAGATGGTGGTACACGGTGTAACTTTAGATCCTGTTTCTCAGATGCCTATAGTGGTACTTAGAGCAAAAGATAATGAAGAGATACTACTCCCTATATGGATAGGCATTTTTGAGGCTGATAGCATAGTTAGAGAACTTCAAAAAGTAGAACCACCCAGACCTATGACTTACGAACTTTTAAAAAGCATAATTCAGCAGATGGGTGGTGTAGTGGAAAAGATCGTGATAACTGATCTACGTGATAGCACTTACTACGCGGAAATACACATAGCCTACGGGACAAATACCCTAATAGTGGATTCAAGACCGAGCGATGCTATAAACCTTGCTTTGAGGTTTGAAGCCCCCATATATGTTGAGCAAGAAGTACTTGAAAAATCAAAAGTTCCTAAACCAGAAGAAGATGAAGAGAAGGAACGACTCAAAGAATGGCTTGAGAACATAAAACCCGAAGACTTTGAAAAGGGTCTAAGCTGA
- the miaB gene encoding tRNA (N6-isopentenyl adenosine(37)-C2)-methylthiotransferase MiaB, with translation MKYYIKTFGCQMNFNDSERIKGILQTLGYEEVQNWKEADIILINTCTIREKPDQKVFSHLGEYKKVKEENPKAIIGVCGCLAQRMGFELVQKAQVVDIMFSSFNIHQLPELIQQAQAGYKAIAILENPPEDEEKLWNYPTVRENPYCAYVTVTKGCDKNCTYCVVPKTRGRQRSRSMESIIREVKRLVEDGVKEIHLLGQNVTAWGQDIGRHFSELLYEVAQIEGVKRIRFTTGHPKDLDEKIVKAISEIDKVCQHIHLPVQAGSNRILKLMDRGYTKEDYLEKIRMLKEYVKGITFSTDVIVGFPTETEEDFEETLDVLKKVRFEQVFSFKYSPRPDTPAYSMEGQVPDDIKTERMTRLLELQKTILADIAKSYEGTVQEVLIESFEDGNKLIGRTRTNRWASMNGSEELLGKIVKVKVIKSYPFSMECDLLVESQGGN, from the coding sequence ATGAAGTACTATATAAAGACCTTTGGCTGTCAGATGAATTTCAACGATAGCGAGAGAATAAAGGGTATTTTACAGACTCTTGGGTATGAGGAAGTCCAAAACTGGAAAGAAGCCGATATAATCCTTATAAACACGTGTACTATAAGGGAGAAACCTGACCAAAAGGTATTTTCCCATTTGGGTGAGTACAAAAAGGTAAAGGAAGAAAATCCTAAAGCTATCATAGGCGTTTGCGGATGTCTCGCTCAGAGGATGGGTTTTGAGCTTGTTCAGAAGGCACAGGTAGTGGATATAATGTTTTCAAGTTTTAACATACATCAATTGCCTGAACTTATACAACAAGCGCAGGCAGGATACAAAGCGATCGCCATACTTGAAAATCCCCCAGAAGATGAAGAGAAGCTCTGGAACTATCCTACAGTTAGAGAAAATCCTTACTGCGCGTATGTAACTGTAACGAAAGGCTGTGACAAAAATTGTACCTATTGTGTGGTTCCCAAAACGAGGGGAAGGCAAAGATCAAGAAGTATGGAGAGCATAATCAGGGAGGTAAAACGGCTCGTGGAAGATGGTGTGAAGGAGATCCATCTTTTGGGACAAAACGTTACCGCATGGGGTCAGGATATAGGCAGGCACTTTTCGGAACTTTTATATGAAGTTGCGCAAATTGAAGGTGTAAAGAGAATAAGATTCACTACAGGACATCCCAAAGACCTTGATGAGAAGATAGTAAAAGCCATCTCTGAAATAGATAAGGTATGTCAGCATATACACCTTCCAGTACAAGCAGGTTCAAACAGGATACTAAAACTCATGGACAGAGGATACACAAAGGAAGATTACCTTGAGAAAATACGGATGCTTAAGGAATATGTGAAAGGCATAACTTTCTCAACAGACGTTATAGTGGGCTTTCCCACAGAAACAGAGGAGGACTTTGAGGAAACGCTTGATGTCCTAAAAAAGGTAAGGTTTGAACAAGTATTTTCCTTTAAATACTCGCCAAGACCGGATACACCAGCTTACTCTATGGAAGGTCAAGTGCCTGATGACATAAAGACGGAGAGAATGACCAGACTTTTGGAGCTTCAAAAAACCATACTCGCGGATATAGCAAAATCCTACGAAGGTACTGTTCAAGAAGTACTTATTGAAAGCTTTGAAGATGGAAATAAATTAATAGGTAGGACAAGAACAAACAGGTGGGCAAGTATGAATGGTAGTGAAGAACTACTCGGGAAGATTGTAAAGGTGAAGGTTATAAAATCGTATCCTTTCAGTATGGAATGTGATCTGCTGGTTGAAAGTCAAGGAGGTAACTGA
- the hemB gene encoding porphobilinogen synthase — protein MKFPKLRARRLRRKEGIRRLVRETSLSHEDLICPVFVRYGEGVIEEIPSMPGVFRYSLDKVVDEVRKIRDLGIPAIILFGIPEHKDEVGSDTWNDEGIIQKALRLIKEAVPDIYVITDVCFCEYTTHGHCGVVKDGDVENDMTLENLKKQVVSHVKNGADMVAPSGMMDGMVRAIREALDESGFYHTPIMAYSAKFASAFYGPFREAAESTPAFGDRRTYQMDPANAREALKEILLDVEEGADIVMVKPALSYLDIIYRVREATLLPVCAYNVSGEYSMIKAAGRLGWIDEKKVMWEVLTSIKRAGADMIITYFAKDVAELINRGGI, from the coding sequence ATGAAGTTTCCAAAGCTAAGGGCACGTAGATTAAGAAGGAAAGAAGGTATAAGACGTTTGGTAAGAGAAACCAGCTTAAGTCATGAGGATCTGATATGTCCTGTATTTGTTCGTTATGGAGAGGGTGTTATTGAAGAAATACCTTCCATGCCCGGCGTGTTTAGATACAGCCTTGATAAAGTGGTTGATGAGGTAAGGAAAATAAGGGATCTTGGTATACCTGCTATCATACTTTTTGGTATTCCCGAACATAAAGATGAGGTAGGGTCTGATACGTGGAATGACGAAGGGATAATACAGAAAGCCTTGAGGCTTATTAAAGAGGCTGTTCCGGACATTTATGTAATCACGGATGTGTGCTTTTGTGAGTACACCACACATGGGCATTGTGGGGTGGTAAAAGACGGTGATGTGGAAAACGATATGACTCTTGAAAACCTTAAAAAGCAGGTTGTATCCCACGTAAAAAATGGTGCTGATATGGTCGCTCCCTCGGGTATGATGGATGGAATGGTAAGGGCGATAAGGGAGGCTTTGGACGAGTCTGGCTTTTACCATACACCTATAATGGCGTATTCTGCCAAATTTGCGTCAGCTTTTTATGGACCCTTTAGGGAAGCAGCCGAATCTACACCCGCTTTTGGAGATAGAAGAACTTACCAGATGGATCCTGCAAATGCAAGGGAAGCATTGAAAGAGATACTTTTGGATGTTGAGGAAGGTGCAGACATAGTCATGGTAAAGCCTGCTCTCTCTTATTTGGACATAATATACCGTGTAAGGGAAGCTACTTTACTTCCTGTATGTGCATACAACGTAAGCGGTGAGTACTCTATGATAAAAGCCGCCGGAAGGCTTGGGTGGATAGACGAAAAAAAGGTCATGTGGGAAGTATTAACATCTATAAAGCGCGCTGGTGCAGATATGATAATAACTTACTTTGCAAAGGATGTGGCAGAGTTGATAAATAGAGGTGGTATATGA